The Prionailurus viverrinus isolate Anna chromosome B4, UM_Priviv_1.0, whole genome shotgun sequence genome has a window encoding:
- the CLEC2A gene encoding C-type lectin domain family 2 member A isoform X1, whose amino-acid sequence MPGLCRMCSAVVFCRDSPCLLWAVFGRWPECVHKLKKGWMLHLCMYLLLILTIAILATKLSKCSRTMACEDEWIGLRKKCFYFSSDTKNWTASKRFCSSQGSELAHIDTREDMDFLRKHAGTSMHWIGLNRKQGESWKWTNGTIFNPWFEISGNGSFAFLNADGVRSSRGFIDIKWICSKPKF is encoded by the exons ATGCCTGGTTTGTGCCgcatgtgctctgctgttgtgttttgcaGGGACTCTCCTTGCCtactgtgggcagtgtttggtcgctggcctgaatgtg tTCACAAATTGAAAAAAGGCTGGATGTTACACCTTTGTATGTATCTCTTGCTCATACTGACCATTGCCATACTTG caACAAAACTTTCAAAGTGTTCCCGAACTATGGCATGTGAGGATGAATGGATTGGATTAAGAAAAAAGTGTTTCTATTTTTCCAGTGATACCAAAAATTGGACAGCCAGCAAAAGATTCTGCAGTTCACAGGGATCAGAACTTGCTCATATTGATACACGAGAGGATATg GATTTTTTGAGGAAGCATGCAGGAACTTCTATGCACTGGATCGGATTGAACAGAAAACAAGGAGAGTCTTGGAAGTGGACCAATGGCACCATATTCAATCCTTG GTTTGAAATTAGTGGGAAtggatcctttgcatttctgaatGCTGACGGAGTCCGTAGTTCTAGGGGATTTATTGATATCAAGTGGATTTGCAGCAAACCTAAGTTTTAA